The following are encoded in a window of Pagrus major chromosome 14, Pma_NU_1.0 genomic DNA:
- the LOC141008210 gene encoding LOW QUALITY PROTEIN: leucine-rich repeat-containing G-protein coupled receptor 5-like (The sequence of the model RefSeq protein was modified relative to this genomic sequence to represent the inferred CDS: deleted 1 base in 1 codon), with protein sequence MPGCVAVLAALAVLSAGLRSSVAAVERTAAAGNSSEERDGPGCRCEVDGLLHRVDCSDLGLREVPSNLSVFTSYLDLSMNNLTVLSTGALSNLHFLEELRLAGNDLSLIPRGAFTGLYNLKVLMLQNNQLRSVPAEAFNNLHNLQSLRLDANHISSVPVGCFSGLRSLRHLWLDDNSLTEVPVEALGELPALQAMTLALNHISHVPDNAFSKLGRLVVLHLNNNRIVSMGTDCFHGLHSLETLDLNYNSLAEFPTAVRSLSHLKELGFHSNNIQSIPEHAFTGNPSLITIFFYDNPIQSVGRSAFQNLPELRTLSLNGAADLTEFPDLTGTKSLESLTITGARITSLPSSVCEQLQNLQLLDLSYNQIRTLPSFSGCESVQKIDLHHNEIEELEENTFHGLVSLRSLDLSWNRLSSVKPNSFSALPALTKLDLSSNQLSSLPLIGLQSLTHLRLAGNTELMELIPREDLPRVRVMELPYAFQCCAFVSCERRGGGGGGGGGASSWEREEAADSTGKETSVLSSQVDQDWEDFLLDFEDEPKLQHSVHCSPAPGPFRPCLHLLGSWLIRGGVWLIAALSLVSNSLVVLSVFFSPASSVTPPKLLIGLLALVNGLMGVWSGWLAAVDAWTYGSFWRYGARWESSFLCRLSGFLCVFASQTGLFLLTVAALERCLAAAARRYKTDGHNGRPSSPLSVHLAVCLCFLLGLAVTLPPLVAGHSSTSLCLPLPSSSSSSSLAFTVSLVLLDSLCFLLMTVAYTRLYCRANKAPPAAEEEVALTRHVAWLLFSDCLLYLPVAFLSFSSLLRLPAAGPEAAKGVLLLVAPLPACVNPLLYILFNPLARQELAALAKRTCGAVGVARLGRGGGAGGGGAGGRSRPNVMDSTYDEDAEKQSCDSTQALVAVGGTKEEEEEESGGGRSERQHSVAFVVPHH encoded by the exons ATGCCGGGGTGTGTGGCTGTCTTGGCCGCCCTTGCAGTCCTCTCGGCCGGGCTCAGGAGCTCCGTGGCCGCCGTGGAGAGGACGGCGGCGGCGGGGAACAGCTCCGAGGAGCGGGACGGACCCGGCTGCCGGTGCGAGGTGGACGGGCTGCTGCACCGGGTGGACTGCTCGGACCTGGGGCTCCGGGAGGTACCGAGCAACCTGAGCGTGTTCACATCGTACCT TGATCTCAGTATGAATAATCTGACTGTGCTGTCCACTGGAGCTCTGTCCAACCTGCACTTCCTGGAGGAGct gcGTTTGGCGGGAAACGATCTGTCATTGATCCCCAGAGGAGCGTTCACCGGCCTCTACAACCTCAAAGTGCt GATGCTTCAGAACAACCAGCTGAGGTCGGTTCCTGCTGAGGCCTTCAACAACCTGCACAACCTGCAGTCact ACGCCTGGACGCCAATCACATCTCCAGCGTTCCCGTTGGCTGTTTCTCCGGCCTGCGCTCGCTCCGTCACCTGTGGTTGGACGATAACTCTCTGACGGAGGTGCCGGTGGAGGCTCTGGGCGAGCTGCCCGCCCTGCAGGCCATGACGCTCGCCCTCAACCACATCAGCCACGTCCCAGATAACGCCTTCAGCAAGCTGGGCCGCCTGGTGGTGCT GCATCTCAACAACAATAGGATCGTTTCCATGGGAACGGACTGCTTCCACGGCCTCCACAGTTTGGAGACGCT gGATTTAAACTACAACAGTCTGGCGGAGTTTCCGACGGCCGTTCGCTCGCTCAGCCACCTCAAAGAACT tGGTTTCCATAGTAACAACATCCAGTCGATCCCCGAGCACGCCTTCACCGGGAACCCCTCACTCATCACCAT ATTTTTCTACGACAACCCGATCCAGTCTGTCGGACGATCTGCCTTTCAGAACCTACCAGAGCTGCGAACact ctctCTGAACGGAGCCGCAGATCTCACCGAGTTTCCAGATCTGACAGGAACCAAGAGCCTGGAGAGCct gactATCACAGGAGCTCGGATCACCTCTCTGCCCAGTTCAGTGTGTGAACAGCTTCAAAACCTTCAGCTGCT TGATCTCTCCTATAATCAGATCCGGACTCTTCCCAGTTTCTCCGGCTGTGAGAGCGTTCAGAAGat tgatcTGCACCATAACGAGATAGAGGAACTGGAGGAGAACACCTTCCACGGTCTGGTGTCACTGCGCTctct TGACTTATCGTGGAACAGGTTGTCGTCGGTGAAGCCGAACTCGTTCTCCGCTCTGCCCGCTCTGACCAAGCT tgacCTCTCGTCCAATCAGCTGTCgtctctgcctctgattggcctcCAGAGTTTAACTCACCTGCGATTGGCTGgaaacacagagctgatggagtTAATACCCCGAGAGGACCTGCCCAGAGtcag GGTGATGGAGCTTCCCTACGCCTTCCAGTGCTGCGCCTTCGTCTcctgtgagaggagaggaggaggaggtggaggaggtggaggagcttcatcctgggagagggaggaggcagcagaCTCTACGGGGAAAGAAACCTCCGTCCTCTCCAGTCAAG tcgATCAGGACTGGGAGGATTTTCTGCTGGATTTTGAAGATGAACCCAAACTTCAgcactcagtccactgcagcCCGGCACCAG GTCCGTTCCGCCCCTGCCTCCACCTGCTCGGCAGCTGGTTGATCCGTGGAGGGGTGTGGCTCATCGCAGCGCTCTCATTGGTCAGCAACAGCCTGGTCGTCCTGTCGGTTTTCTTTTCTCCAGCCTCCTCCGTGACGCCACCCAAGCTGCTGATTGGTCTGCTGGCCCTGGTGAACGGCCTGATGGGAGTGTGGAGCGGCTGGCTGGCGGCGGTGGACGCGTGGACGTATGGAAGCTTCTGGAG GTACGGGGCGAGGTGGGAGAGCAGCTTCCTGTGTCGACTCAGCGGCTTCCTGTGTGTATTTGCGTCACAGACCGGCCTCTTCCTGCTCACCGTCGCAGCTCTGGAGCGATGCCTCGCCGCCGCCGCACGCCGCTACAAAACTGACGGACACAACG gtCGCCCCTCGTCGCCGCTGTCCGTCCATCTcgccgtctgtctgtgtttcctgctgGGCCTCGCCGTCACGTTGCCCCCCCTGGTGGCCGGACACAGTAGCACCTCCCTCTGTCTGCCgctgccttcctcctcctcctcctcctcgctggcCTTCACAGTCTCCCTCGTGCTCCTCGACTCGCTGTGTTTCCTACTGATGACGGTCGCCTACACTCGCCTCTACTGTCGCGCCAACAAAGCTCCACCCGCCGCTGAAGAGGAGGTGGCGTTGACTCGACATGTCGCCTGGCTGCTCTTCTCTGACTGCCTCCTCTACCTCCCCGTcgccttcctctccttctcctccctgctTCGTCTCCCCGCCGCCGGCCCAGAGGCAGCGAAG ggggtgctgctgctggtggcgCCGCTGCCGGCCTGCGTCAACCCGCTGCTCTACATCCTCTTCAACCCGCTCGCCCGGCAAGAGCTGGCTGCGCTCGCCAAACGCACCTGCGGGGCCGTGGGGGTGGCCAGACTCggcaggggaggaggagcaggaggaggaggagctggaggaaggtCGAGGCCGAACGTGATGGATTCAACGTACGACGAGGACGCAGAGAAACAGTCGTGTGACTCGACGCAGGCGCTGGTGGCGGTCGGAGGCacgaaggaggaagaggaggaggagagcggagGAGGAAGGAGTGAGAGGCAACATTCAGTGGCGTTTGTTGTTCCTCATCATTAG